A region of Thermobifida halotolerans DNA encodes the following proteins:
- a CDS encoding substrate-binding domain-containing protein, translating to MRYPPFATVLCAGALVLTACGSPESAATGDADGPVRIGLVYSVSGPLATYGEQYYQGFEAGLEYATGGTMEIDGRPVEVTTRDDAGDPTKAVSAARELIGEGYDIIAGSTSSGVAVQVAPIAEQNEVLFVSGPAATDAITGVNDHTFRSGRQTYQDILAAGSFMDDPDGKKVTVFAQQNAFGQDNVDAVTAVLEAEGAEVDSVLAPPDSTDLTPFAEQVRQAEPDLLFVAWAGETASAMWQSLNQQGVLDATEVVTGLDIKASYPVFGEAEGKISFLSHYFDGAAQTEAAQAMQEFVEGNGGSVDLFTPDGFTAAQMVVHAVTEGDTTEERISALEGWTFEGVKGTLTIRAEDHALLQPMYQVRLVGSGEDAAPELIAEIPAADVEPPVAE from the coding sequence ATGCGCTACCCCCCATTCGCGACCGTCCTGTGCGCGGGCGCCCTCGTCCTGACCGCCTGCGGCAGCCCCGAGAGCGCCGCCACCGGCGACGCGGACGGACCCGTCAGGATCGGTCTCGTCTACTCCGTCAGCGGCCCCCTGGCCACCTACGGCGAGCAGTACTACCAGGGCTTCGAGGCCGGTCTGGAGTACGCCACCGGCGGCACGATGGAGATCGACGGCCGCCCCGTCGAGGTCACCACGCGGGACGACGCCGGAGACCCCACCAAGGCGGTGTCCGCGGCCCGCGAACTCATCGGTGAGGGCTACGACATCATCGCCGGGTCCACCTCCTCGGGAGTGGCGGTCCAGGTCGCGCCGATCGCCGAGCAGAACGAGGTGCTGTTCGTCTCCGGCCCGGCCGCCACCGACGCCATCACCGGCGTCAACGACCACACCTTCCGCTCCGGCCGCCAGACCTACCAGGACATCCTCGCCGCGGGCTCCTTCATGGACGACCCCGACGGCAAGAAGGTGACGGTCTTCGCCCAGCAGAACGCCTTCGGCCAGGACAACGTCGACGCCGTCACCGCCGTCCTGGAGGCCGAGGGCGCCGAGGTGGACAGCGTCCTCGCGCCGCCCGACAGCACCGACCTGACCCCGTTCGCCGAACAGGTCCGCCAGGCCGAACCCGACCTGCTGTTCGTGGCGTGGGCGGGCGAGACCGCCTCCGCCATGTGGCAGTCGCTCAACCAGCAGGGCGTGCTCGACGCCACCGAGGTCGTCACCGGCCTGGACATCAAGGCCTCCTACCCGGTGTTCGGTGAGGCCGAAGGCAAGATCTCCTTCCTGTCCCACTACTTCGACGGGGCGGCGCAGACCGAGGCGGCCCAGGCGATGCAGGAGTTCGTCGAGGGCAACGGCGGTTCGGTCGACCTGTTCACCCCCGACGGCTTCACCGCCGCGCAGATGGTGGTCCACGCCGTCACCGAGGGCGACACCACCGAGGAGCGCATCTCCGCGCTGGAGGGCTGGACCTTCGAGGGCGTCAAGGGCACCCTGACCATCCGCGCCGAGGACCACGCGCTGCTCCAGCCGATGTACCAGGTGCGTCTGGTCGGCTCCGGCGAGGACGCCGCACCCGAACTGATCGCGGAGATCCCCGCCGCCGACGTCGAACCCCCGGTCGCGGAGTAG
- a CDS encoding MinD/ParA family ATP-binding protein gives MAYGEHDGSERFGARSPRSEHDGFASDAGYEEERYEAADEWFGDDDFDLVAPPPPYAQPSPPAAGPSGPEPLFPPAPEPPRERPPAGESAPEPAARPDPPGPPTPPPPSRPEPFPEEPRAEAPEPPAARPEPVARQEGEEQPAEQSPSARSLFGRNRPQIRQLLEDSQQRSASPPPPVDDLPEPEPLPPLEPPAPHPAPQSPPPEPPAPADAGPARPATSPGPPPPAEPRPRPVPREEPRPAALPGERLRGPDHPLGGPPPTALPTWTEAPAAPPQTPPRPAGGTPPGGVSTGPSAFAPPTVTPGREWTGGRRSSQTSGWRRAVQSLTFGLLTPGESRAARRRQELIGRACTHVVGGHHRVAVLSLKGGVGKTTTTAALGSTLASLRGDRVLAVDANPDRGTLSDKLHLETSATIRDLLNEKEMIARYADIRAFTSQAPSRLEVLASDQDPAVSEALSEYDYREVSRLVEHFYSITLTDCGTGLLHSAMRGVLGMADQIIVVSTPSVDGARSASATLDWLDAHEYGFLVRGAVVVLSMVRRGGRSNVDLQRLEEHFGSRCRAVVQIPWDPHLEEGAEIHLDRLHSATRDAYLELAATVGEAFAWPR, from the coding sequence GTGGCCTACGGAGAGCACGACGGTTCCGAACGCTTCGGTGCTCGTTCACCGCGCTCGGAACACGACGGATTCGCCTCCGACGCCGGATACGAGGAGGAGCGGTACGAGGCCGCCGACGAGTGGTTCGGCGACGACGACTTCGACCTGGTCGCGCCTCCACCGCCCTATGCCCAGCCCTCACCCCCCGCGGCCGGTCCGTCCGGCCCCGAGCCGCTGTTCCCCCCGGCCCCGGAGCCTCCTCGGGAGCGGCCGCCCGCCGGGGAGTCGGCTCCCGAGCCCGCTGCCCGACCGGACCCGCCCGGCCCGCCGACGCCTCCTCCCCCCTCCCGCCCCGAGCCGTTCCCGGAGGAGCCCCGAGCCGAGGCGCCGGAACCGCCGGCCGCGCGTCCCGAACCGGTCGCTCGGCAGGAGGGGGAGGAGCAGCCCGCCGAGCAGTCCCCGTCCGCGCGGTCGCTGTTCGGCCGCAACCGGCCGCAGATCCGGCAGTTGCTGGAGGACTCGCAGCAGCGGTCCGCGTCTCCTCCACCGCCCGTTGACGACCTCCCCGAACCCGAGCCGCTGCCTCCTCTGGAGCCTCCGGCCCCCCACCCCGCCCCGCAGTCCCCGCCGCCGGAGCCGCCCGCTCCGGCGGACGCCGGACCGGCACGGCCCGCCACGTCGCCCGGACCGCCCCCGCCCGCCGAACCGCGGCCGCGTCCCGTTCCCCGGGAGGAGCCGCGCCCGGCCGCGCTCCCCGGCGAGCGGCTCCGCGGCCCGGACCACCCCCTCGGGGGGCCTCCTCCGACCGCGTTGCCCACGTGGACCGAAGCGCCCGCCGCCCCGCCGCAGACTCCCCCGAGGCCTGCCGGGGGCACACCCCCGGGAGGCGTCTCCACCGGACCGAGCGCTTTCGCCCCGCCCACCGTGACCCCCGGCCGGGAGTGGACCGGCGGCCGCCGCTCAAGCCAGACCTCCGGGTGGCGCAGGGCCGTACAGTCACTCACGTTCGGGCTGCTCACCCCGGGCGAGTCCCGGGCGGCACGCCGCCGCCAGGAACTGATCGGCCGGGCGTGCACCCACGTGGTGGGCGGACACCACCGGGTCGCGGTGCTCTCCCTCAAGGGCGGGGTCGGCAAGACCACGACGACCGCCGCCCTGGGGTCCACGCTGGCCTCCCTGCGCGGCGACCGCGTGCTCGCCGTGGACGCCAACCCCGACCGGGGCACCCTGTCGGACAAGCTGCACCTGGAGACGTCGGCGACCATCCGGGACCTGCTCAACGAGAAGGAGATGATCGCGCGCTACGCCGACATCCGCGCGTTCACCTCCCAGGCGCCGTCCCGTCTGGAGGTGCTCGCCTCCGACCAGGACCCCGCCGTCTCGGAGGCGCTCAGCGAGTACGACTACCGGGAGGTCTCCCGGCTCGTGGAGCACTTCTACTCGATCACGCTCACCGACTGCGGTACCGGCCTGCTGCACTCGGCGATGCGCGGTGTGCTCGGCATGGCCGACCAGATCATCGTGGTCTCCACCCCGTCGGTGGACGGCGCGCGCAGCGCGTCGGCCACCCTCGACTGGCTGGACGCCCACGAGTACGGCTTCCTGGTGCGCGGCGCGGTGGTGGTGCTGTCGATGGTGCGCCGCGGCGGCAGGTCCAACGTCGACCTGCAGCGCCTGGAGGAGCACTTCGGCTCCCGGTGCCGCGCGGTGGTGCAGATCCCGTGGGACCCCCACCTGGAGGAGGGGGCCGAGATCCACCTGGACCGGTTGCACTCGGCCACCCGTGACGCCTACCTGGAACTGGCCGCCACCGTGGGGGAGGCCTTCGCCTGGCCCCGGTGA
- a CDS encoding NAD(P)H-quinone oxidoreductase — translation MRAIVISAPGGPEKLTWQEVPDPEPGPGEVLVEVAATAVNRADVNQRRGDYPPPPGAPEYPGLECSGRVVALGPDTAGSGYRVGDEVCALLSGGGYAERVAVPVGQLLPVPAGTDLVEAAALPEAACTVWSNVFMTAALREGETLLVHGGASGIGTFAIQAARAFGARVLTTAGGPAKVERCRRLGADVAVDYRSEDFPARVKKETGGRGVDVVLDIMGGGYLDANIRSLAVGGRLVVIGLMGGRRAELDLGRMLVKRLSVHATTLRSRPVQEKAAIVSQVAERVWPLVEKGRIRPVVDRVLPLSQAAEAHRVLEAGGHVGKILLVTGQQHAP, via the coding sequence ATGCGAGCGATTGTCATCAGCGCCCCTGGTGGCCCCGAGAAACTCACCTGGCAGGAGGTGCCCGATCCCGAGCCGGGGCCGGGCGAGGTTCTCGTCGAGGTCGCGGCCACGGCCGTCAACCGGGCCGACGTCAACCAGCGGCGGGGCGACTACCCGCCGCCGCCCGGGGCTCCCGAGTATCCCGGGCTGGAGTGTTCGGGCCGCGTCGTCGCGCTCGGACCCGACACGGCCGGTTCCGGCTACCGGGTCGGCGACGAGGTGTGCGCGCTGCTCAGCGGCGGCGGCTACGCGGAGCGGGTGGCGGTTCCCGTCGGGCAGTTGCTCCCGGTCCCGGCCGGGACGGACCTGGTCGAGGCCGCCGCGCTCCCCGAGGCCGCCTGCACGGTGTGGTCCAACGTGTTCATGACCGCCGCCCTGCGTGAGGGCGAGACCCTGCTGGTGCACGGCGGCGCCAGCGGGATCGGCACCTTCGCGATCCAGGCGGCCCGCGCGTTCGGCGCCCGTGTGCTGACCACCGCGGGCGGCCCGGCCAAGGTGGAACGCTGCCGCCGACTCGGCGCGGACGTCGCCGTCGACTACCGGTCCGAGGACTTCCCCGCGCGGGTGAAGAAGGAGACCGGTGGCCGCGGGGTGGACGTGGTGCTGGACATCATGGGCGGCGGTTACCTGGACGCCAACATTCGCTCGCTCGCGGTGGGCGGGCGGCTGGTCGTCATCGGCCTGATGGGCGGGCGCAGGGCCGAGCTCGACCTGGGACGGATGCTGGTCAAGCGGCTGTCCGTGCACGCCACGACGTTGCGGTCGCGTCCCGTCCAGGAGAAGGCCGCGATCGTGTCACAGGTGGCGGAGCGGGTATGGCCGCTGGTCGAGAAGGGGAGGATCCGGCCGGTCGTGGACCGGGTGCTGCCGCTCAGCCAGGCCGCCGAGGCGCACCGTGTGCTCGAGGCCGGCGGCCATGTCGGGAAAATCCTGCTTGTCACCGGTCAACAGCACGCACCGTGA
- a CDS encoding bacterial proteasome activator family protein yields the protein MNNGPSQEEQPQVLVLGPGGPTTVPPASSGEDKEESEGRPVTEMVEQPAKVMRIGSMIRQLLEEVKAAPLDEASRVRLREIHASSIKELEDGLAPELVEELERLSLPFADGETPSDAELRIAQAQLVGWLEGLFHGIQTTLFAQQMAARAQLENMRRALPAGLQQHQGEGEQPQQGRIPGSSGPYL from the coding sequence ATGAACAACGGACCCAGTCAGGAGGAACAGCCCCAGGTTCTGGTACTGGGGCCGGGAGGGCCGACGACCGTGCCCCCCGCTTCGTCCGGTGAGGACAAGGAGGAGTCGGAAGGGCGGCCGGTCACCGAGATGGTCGAGCAGCCCGCCAAGGTGATGCGGATCGGCAGCATGATCCGGCAGTTGCTGGAGGAGGTCAAGGCCGCTCCGCTGGACGAGGCGAGCCGGGTCAGGCTGCGGGAGATCCACGCCAGTTCCATCAAGGAGCTCGAGGACGGCCTCGCTCCGGAACTCGTGGAGGAGCTGGAGCGGCTCTCCCTCCCGTTCGCGGACGGCGAGACGCCCAGCGACGCGGAGCTGCGCATCGCGCAGGCGCAGCTCGTGGGCTGGCTGGAGGGCCTCTTCCACGGAATCCAGACCACCCTGTTCGCCCAGCAGATGGCGGCCCGCGCCCAGTTGGAGAACATGCGCAGGGCGCTGCCCGCCGGACTGCAGCAGCACCAGGGTGAGGGAGAGCAGCCCCAGCAGGGGCGTATACCGGGAAGCTCGGGACCGTACCTGTAG
- a CDS encoding rRNA adenine N-6-methyltransferase family protein: protein MISEHRRLIAQLVADGDLTPDWAEVFERVPRHMFIPDRFWDRGEHDWFQRDRNVDPGVWLQRVYSNGPIVVQIDDGRENPDVTRPRCTSAAIMPTVVAMMLDQLDVASDAQVLELGTGTGYTTALLAERVGAENVVTVELDSRLAYRAGTTLRRAGWDVAVAIRDGNLGWARRAPYDRVLSSYAVRRIPYTWLRQCVDGGVIVAPWGTPYANAFLLRFTVHDEVADGRFLAAAAFPWDRCRPPRFRAMDDLAEQRPQAVVSRTLLRPYQATPGSGSCLAVGIRVPRCQWVWEDGEEPGSGTVWLYDDAESWASVTVPDQSAEEFAVHEYGPRRLWREVEEAHAWWQRLGSPEQERFGMTVTPEEQVVWLDCPDTPVHRWGPSDR, encoded by the coding sequence GTGATTTCCGAACATCGCCGCCTGATCGCTCAGCTCGTCGCCGACGGGGATCTGACTCCCGACTGGGCCGAGGTCTTCGAGAGGGTGCCCCGCCACATGTTCATCCCCGACCGCTTCTGGGACCGCGGGGAGCACGACTGGTTCCAACGGGATCGCAACGTCGACCCCGGCGTCTGGTTGCAACGGGTCTACTCCAACGGGCCGATCGTGGTCCAGATCGACGACGGACGCGAGAATCCCGATGTCACACGGCCGCGCTGCACGAGTGCGGCGATCATGCCGACGGTGGTCGCGATGATGCTCGACCAGCTCGACGTGGCCTCCGACGCCCAGGTGCTGGAGTTGGGCACGGGAACGGGGTACACCACCGCTCTGCTGGCCGAGCGGGTGGGCGCGGAGAACGTGGTCACCGTCGAGCTCGACTCGCGGCTGGCGTATCGGGCGGGAACCACGCTGCGGCGGGCCGGGTGGGACGTCGCGGTGGCGATCAGGGACGGCAACCTGGGGTGGGCGAGGAGGGCACCCTACGACCGGGTGCTCTCCTCCTACGCCGTGCGGCGGATTCCGTACACCTGGTTGCGGCAGTGCGTGGACGGAGGGGTGATCGTCGCCCCGTGGGGAACGCCGTACGCCAACGCCTTCCTGCTGCGGTTCACGGTGCACGACGAGGTCGCGGACGGCCGGTTCCTGGCGGCGGCGGCCTTCCCGTGGGACCGCTGCCGTCCTCCCCGGTTCCGGGCGATGGACGACCTGGCCGAGCAGCGGCCGCAGGCGGTGGTCAGCCGCACCTTGCTGCGTCCGTACCAGGCCACTCCCGGCTCGGGAAGCTGCCTGGCGGTGGGGATACGGGTGCCCCGGTGCCAGTGGGTGTGGGAGGACGGCGAGGAGCCGGGCAGCGGGACCGTGTGGCTGTACGACGACGCCGAGTCGTGGGCGTCGGTGACGGTTCCCGACCAGTCGGCCGAGGAGTTCGCGGTCCACGAGTACGGGCCGCGCCGCCTGTGGCGTGAGGTGGAGGAGGCGCATGCCTGGTGGCAGCGGCTCGGCAGCCCGGAACAGGAGCGTTTCGGGATGACGGTGACTCCGGAGGAGCAGGTGGTGTGGCTCGACTGTCCTGACACCCCGGTGCACCGCTGGGGCCCGTCCGACAGATAG
- a CDS encoding DUF4333 domain-containing protein yields MKTAVRRSVAVVSVGAALLLSGACSFDFSLGAVSVDSGTVAEVVETQLTAELGQSPGDVTCPENLPAEVGAEIRCELDTGGEVYGVTVTATSVEGTDVNFDILVDEQPMG; encoded by the coding sequence ATGAAGACTGCGGTTCGGCGGAGCGTCGCTGTGGTGTCGGTGGGTGCGGCGCTTCTGCTGTCTGGAGCGTGCAGTTTCGATTTTAGCCTGGGTGCGGTGAGCGTCGACAGCGGCACCGTCGCCGAGGTGGTGGAGACCCAGTTGACGGCGGAACTGGGGCAGAGCCCCGGCGACGTCACCTGCCCGGAGAACCTGCCCGCCGAGGTCGGCGCGGAGATCCGCTGCGAACTGGACACCGGTGGCGAGGTCTACGGGGTGACGGTGACCGCGACGAGCGTCGAGGGCACCGATGTCAACTTCGACATCCTGGTGGACGAGCAGCCCATGGGCTGA
- a CDS encoding TetR/AcrR family transcriptional regulator: MPALQNLPEKTRARREEVLDGLRRLFLAEGFSAFSVGDMAERLRCSKSTLYLVAPSKEQIVVAAVRSYFKKAAERIEARVAESRNPRRLAVYLEAVASELEPASERFYADLAAFAPANEVYQENTLVAARRVRELVAEGVAAGVLRPVDAAFVGAAVAQVMTGIQNGTIKTATGLDDAEAYRHLADLVMASLTREPTDSRT, translated from the coding sequence ATGCCTGCCCTCCAGAATCTGCCCGAGAAGACCCGTGCGCGCCGTGAGGAGGTGCTCGACGGGCTGCGGCGCCTGTTCCTGGCCGAGGGGTTCTCCGCGTTCAGCGTGGGCGACATGGCCGAACGGCTGCGCTGCTCCAAGAGCACCCTGTACCTGGTGGCGCCGAGCAAGGAGCAGATCGTGGTCGCGGCGGTCCGCTCCTATTTCAAGAAGGCGGCCGAACGCATCGAGGCGCGCGTCGCCGAATCGCGGAACCCGCGGCGGCTGGCGGTCTACCTGGAGGCCGTCGCCTCGGAACTGGAACCGGCCTCGGAGCGGTTCTACGCCGACCTCGCCGCGTTCGCGCCCGCCAACGAGGTCTACCAGGAGAACACCCTCGTGGCGGCCCGACGCGTGCGGGAACTGGTCGCCGAAGGCGTCGCGGCCGGGGTGCTGCGCCCGGTGGACGCCGCCTTCGTGGGCGCGGCGGTGGCCCAGGTCATGACCGGCATCCAGAACGGCACGATCAAGACGGCCACCGGGCTCGACGACGCCGAGGCCTACCGCCACCTCGCCGACCTCGTCATGGCCAGCCTCACCCGGGAGCCGACGGACTCCCGCACCTGA
- a CDS encoding acyl-CoA dehydrogenase family protein — MSVTRLVPSREAADLVELVREVAQREFAPHVAEVEEAGRFPREAFRTLGKLGVLGLPYPEEHGGGGQPYEVYLQVLEEVAAVWASVGVGVSVHVLSCFALAVHGSGEQRRRWLPDLLGGELLGAYCLSEPHAGSDPAAMTTRARRDGDGYVIDGVKSWITHGGQADFYTVMARTGDDRSHGVSCFLVPADAPGLQADRPERKMGLTGSHTTMLRFDGVRVPAERRIGEEGQGLPIALSALDSGRLGIAAVATGLAQGALDAAVAYAGERSTFGRPVIEHQGMAFLLADMAAAVETARAATLRAARLKDHGLPYSREASIAKMVATDNAMRVTTDAVQVLGGYGYTRDFPVERYMREAKVMQIFEGTNQIQRLVIGRHLARNAPGTTVAVSG, encoded by the coding sequence ATGTCCGTAACACGTCTTGTGCCGTCCCGTGAAGCCGCCGATCTGGTCGAGCTCGTCCGCGAGGTGGCGCAACGGGAGTTCGCTCCGCACGTCGCCGAAGTCGAGGAGGCCGGGCGCTTCCCCCGCGAGGCGTTCCGGACGCTCGGCAAACTGGGGGTTCTCGGCCTGCCCTACCCCGAGGAGCACGGCGGGGGCGGTCAGCCCTACGAGGTCTACCTCCAGGTCCTGGAGGAGGTCGCGGCGGTCTGGGCGTCGGTGGGCGTGGGCGTCAGCGTGCACGTGCTGTCCTGCTTCGCCCTGGCCGTCCACGGCAGCGGGGAGCAGCGGCGGCGGTGGCTGCCCGACCTGCTCGGCGGTGAACTGCTCGGCGCGTACTGCCTGTCGGAGCCGCACGCGGGCTCCGACCCCGCCGCGATGACCACCCGCGCCCGGCGCGACGGCGACGGCTACGTCATCGACGGCGTGAAGTCCTGGATCACCCACGGCGGACAGGCCGACTTCTACACCGTCATGGCCCGTACCGGCGACGACCGGTCCCACGGCGTCTCCTGCTTCCTGGTGCCCGCCGACGCACCGGGCCTCCAGGCCGACCGGCCCGAACGGAAGATGGGGCTGACCGGCTCGCACACCACGATGTTGCGCTTCGACGGTGTGCGCGTCCCCGCCGAGCGGCGGATCGGCGAGGAGGGGCAGGGCCTGCCGATCGCGTTGTCGGCGCTCGACTCCGGACGGCTGGGCATCGCCGCCGTGGCCACCGGACTGGCCCAGGGCGCGCTGGACGCCGCCGTCGCCTACGCCGGGGAGCGCAGCACCTTCGGCAGGCCCGTCATCGAGCACCAGGGGATGGCGTTCCTGCTCGCCGACATGGCCGCCGCCGTGGAGACCGCCCGTGCCGCCACCCTGCGCGCGGCCCGGCTCAAGGACCACGGCCTGCCGTACAGCAGGGAGGCGTCCATCGCGAAGATGGTCGCCACCGACAACGCCATGCGGGTGACCACCGACGCCGTGCAGGTCCTCGGCGGCTACGGCTACACCCGCGACTTCCCGGTCGAGCGCTACATGCGCGAGGCCAAGGTCATGCAGATCTTCGAGGGGACCAACCAGATCCAGCGCCTGGTGATCGGCCGCCACCTCGCCCGGAACGCTCCGGGGACCACGGTGGCGGTCTCCGGTTAG
- a CDS encoding enoyl-CoA hydratase: MGEFIRFESDGPVRHIVLDAPERLNALDRPMLAELADAVRAVAADEAARALVVSGAGRAFCAGADVTSLFGDTTRPPTVLRDELKEVYASFLGIADLTVPTIAAVGGVAVGAGVNIAMACDIVIAGPRARFAITFADMGLHPGGGCSWFLTRRMGGHRALATILGAERIDAEEAFRSGLATRLAEDPVKDALALAHRYAERDPGLVRDMKRAVRMAESADLGTVLEFESWAQASSVNSPRFQEFVAEFVRRKQER, from the coding sequence ATGGGGGAGTTCATCAGGTTCGAGTCCGACGGGCCGGTGCGGCACATCGTCCTCGACGCGCCGGAGCGGCTCAACGCGCTGGACCGGCCGATGCTGGCGGAGCTCGCCGACGCGGTCCGCGCGGTCGCGGCCGACGAGGCGGCGCGGGCGCTCGTCGTCAGCGGCGCGGGTCGGGCGTTCTGCGCCGGAGCCGACGTCACCAGCCTGTTCGGAGACACCACCCGCCCGCCCACGGTGCTCCGCGACGAGTTGAAGGAGGTCTACGCGAGCTTCCTCGGCATCGCCGACCTGACCGTCCCCACGATCGCCGCGGTGGGCGGAGTGGCGGTCGGCGCGGGCGTGAACATCGCGATGGCCTGCGACATCGTCATCGCGGGGCCGCGCGCCAGGTTCGCGATCACCTTCGCCGACATGGGACTGCACCCCGGCGGCGGATGCAGTTGGTTCCTCACCCGCCGCATGGGCGGACACCGCGCGCTGGCGACCATCCTGGGCGCGGAGCGCATCGACGCCGAGGAGGCGTTCCGCAGCGGCCTGGCCACCCGGCTGGCGGAGGACCCCGTCAAGGACGCTCTCGCACTCGCCCACCGTTACGCCGAGCGCGACCCCGGCCTGGTCAGGGACATGAAACGGGCGGTGCGGATGGCGGAGAGCGCCGACCTCGGCACCGTGCTGGAGTTCGAGTCGTGGGCGCAGGCGTCGTCGGTGAACTCCCCCCGCTTCCAGGAGTTCGTCGCCGAGTTCGTCCGCAGGAAGCAGGAGCGGTGA
- a CDS encoding aldehyde dehydrogenase family protein, with product MTVSDVSYDTREFARMPIGGHWREGSSGESRADTDPYRGDTLVETVLADASDVDEAYQTAQVAQRRWAEQLPSERAAVMRRAAEVMDRRKDLIVDWLIREAGSTVRKAEAEWLAARADFLEAASYPYRVEGRILPADVPGKESRVYRHPHGVVCVISPWNWPLQLSNRSLAPALAVGNAVVLKPASDTPVTGGLLLARILDEAGLPAGVLSVLVGRGSEIGDPVVRHPISRFVSFTGSTEVGEGILHKAGIRRVALELGGNGPLVVLDDADLDRALDAALFGSFFHQGQICMRANRIVVDDAVADEFTERFVERVSALRYGDPADPRTAVGPVINHSQLEAVRDKVERSRAAGATVAVSGEPTGPTGLVLPPHVVLGDNSVATAAEEVFGPVATLVRAHDEEHALKLANDTEHGLSSAVFTRDAERGVRFAQRVEAGMAHVNDHPVNDQANTAFGGEKASGLGRFGGEWAIEEFTTDQWVSVQHRPRAYSL from the coding sequence ATGACTGTTTCTGACGTCTCCTACGACACCCGGGAGTTCGCGCGCATGCCGATCGGCGGGCACTGGCGCGAGGGAAGCTCCGGAGAGAGCCGGGCCGACACCGACCCCTACCGGGGGGACACGCTGGTGGAGACCGTGCTCGCCGACGCCTCCGACGTGGACGAGGCCTACCAGACGGCACAGGTCGCGCAGCGGAGGTGGGCCGAACAGTTGCCCTCCGAACGCGCCGCCGTGATGCGCCGCGCCGCCGAGGTCATGGACCGGCGCAAGGACCTCATCGTGGACTGGCTGATCCGCGAGGCGGGCAGCACGGTACGCAAGGCCGAGGCCGAGTGGCTGGCGGCCCGCGCCGACTTCCTGGAGGCCGCCTCCTACCCCTACCGGGTGGAGGGCCGCATCCTGCCCGCCGACGTCCCCGGCAAGGAGAGCCGCGTCTACCGCCACCCGCACGGCGTGGTGTGCGTGATCAGCCCGTGGAACTGGCCGCTGCAACTGTCGAACCGGTCCCTGGCCCCGGCCCTGGCCGTGGGCAACGCGGTGGTGCTCAAACCCGCCAGCGACACCCCGGTCACCGGCGGACTGCTGCTCGCCAGGATCCTGGACGAGGCGGGGCTGCCCGCGGGAGTGCTCAGCGTCCTCGTCGGGCGCGGCAGCGAGATCGGCGACCCGGTCGTGCGGCACCCGATCTCGCGGTTCGTCTCCTTCACCGGATCCACCGAGGTCGGTGAGGGCATCCTGCACAAGGCGGGCATCCGCAGGGTCGCGCTGGAGTTGGGCGGCAACGGCCCGCTGGTGGTGCTCGACGACGCCGACCTGGACCGCGCACTCGACGCGGCGCTGTTCGGGTCGTTCTTCCACCAGGGGCAGATCTGCATGCGGGCCAACCGGATCGTCGTCGACGACGCGGTGGCCGACGAGTTCACCGAACGCTTCGTGGAACGGGTCAGCGCACTGCGGTACGGCGACCCCGCCGACCCGCGGACCGCGGTCGGACCCGTCATCAACCACAGCCAACTGGAGGCCGTCCGGGACAAGGTGGAGCGCAGTCGGGCCGCGGGCGCGACCGTCGCGGTGTCCGGTGAGCCCACCGGACCCACCGGACTGGTGCTGCCGCCGCACGTGGTCCTCGGAGACAACAGCGTGGCCACCGCCGCCGAGGAGGTGTTCGGCCCGGTCGCCACGCTGGTGCGCGCCCACGACGAGGAGCACGCGCTCAAACTCGCCAACGACACCGAGCACGGCCTGTCCAGCGCGGTCTTCACCCGCGACGCGGAACGCGGGGTGCGCTTCGCCCAGCGGGTGGAGGCCGGAATGGCGCACGTCAACGACCACCCGGTCAACGACCAGGCCAACACCGCGTTCGGTGGGGAGAAGGCGTCCGGACTGGGCCGGTTCGGCGGAGAGTGGGCGATCGAGGAGTTCACCACCGACCAGTGGGTGAGCGTGCAGCACCGGCCGCGCGCCTACTCGCTGTGA